A portion of the Streptomyces sp. NBC_00376 genome contains these proteins:
- a CDS encoding winged helix-turn-helix transcriptional regulator, producing MSSLLLLTNALQPSTEVLPALGLLLHSVRVAPAEGPALVDTPGADVILIDGRRDLPQVRSLCQLLRSTGPGCPLILVVTEGGLAAVTADWGIDDVLLDTAGPAEVEARLRLATGRQQISSDDSPMEIRNGDLSVDEATYSAKLKGRVLDLTFKEFELLKYLAQHPGRVFTRAQLLQEVWGYDYFGGTRTVDVHVRRLRAKLGPEHESLIGTVRNVGYRFVVPEKVERAAEEAKDRAATKAAAEPLTRSEQSRAAAMKEEAPVRPAGR from the coding sequence ATGAGTTCACTGCTGCTCCTGACGAATGCCCTTCAACCGTCGACGGAGGTGCTCCCCGCCCTCGGACTCCTGCTCCACAGCGTGCGGGTGGCACCGGCCGAAGGCCCCGCTCTCGTCGACACCCCCGGTGCCGACGTCATCCTGATCGACGGCCGCCGCGACCTCCCCCAGGTGCGGTCGCTCTGCCAGCTGCTGCGGTCCACCGGACCGGGCTGTCCGCTGATCCTCGTCGTGACGGAGGGCGGCCTCGCGGCCGTCACCGCCGACTGGGGCATCGACGACGTGCTGCTGGACACGGCGGGACCGGCCGAGGTGGAGGCCCGGCTGCGGCTGGCCACCGGACGGCAGCAGATCAGCTCCGACGACTCCCCGATGGAGATCCGCAACGGCGACCTCTCGGTCGACGAGGCCACTTACAGCGCGAAATTGAAGGGCCGGGTCCTGGACCTGACCTTCAAGGAATTCGAACTGCTCAAGTACCTGGCGCAGCACCCGGGACGGGTCTTCACCCGCGCCCAGCTGCTCCAGGAGGTCTGGGGCTACGACTACTTCGGCGGTACGCGGACGGTCGACGTCCATGTGCGGCGGCTGCGCGCCAAGCTCGGCCCCGAGCACGAGTCGCTGATCGGCACGGTCCGCAATGTCGGCTACCGCTTCGTGGTGCCCGAGAAGGTGGAGCGCGCGGCCGAGGAGGCCAAGGACCGGGCCGCGACGAAGGCGGCCGCAGAACCCCTGACCCGTTCGGAGCAGTCGCGGGCTGCCGCGATGAAGGAAGAAGCCCCGGTCCGGCCTGCCGGGAGGTAG
- a CDS encoding LacI family DNA-binding transcriptional regulator has protein sequence MAKVTRDDVARLAGTSTAVVSYVINNGPRPVAPATRERVLAAIKELGYRPDRVAQAMASRRTDLIGMIVPDARQPFFAEMAHAVEQAAAERGKMVLVGNSDYRDEREVHYLRAFLGMRVSGLILVSQGPSERAAAEIEAWDARVVLLHERPEAIDDVAVVTDDVGGAQLATRHLLEHGNEYVACLGGVESTPAVGDPVADHVEGWRRAMHESGRSTEGRLFQAPYNRYDAYQVALKLLAGPDRPPAIFCSTDDQAIGVLRAARELRIDVPGELAVAGFDDVKEAGLTDPPLTTVSSDRPAMARAAVDLVLDDSLRVSGSRRERLKQFPSALVVRRSCGCGEPTVR, from the coding sequence GTGGCCAAGGTGACGCGGGACGATGTGGCGAGACTGGCGGGGACGTCGACCGCGGTCGTCAGCTACGTCATCAACAACGGACCGAGGCCGGTCGCCCCGGCCACGCGCGAGCGGGTGCTCGCCGCGATCAAGGAGCTGGGCTACCGGCCGGACCGGGTTGCCCAGGCGATGGCGTCGCGGCGGACCGATCTCATAGGGATGATCGTGCCGGACGCCCGGCAGCCGTTCTTCGCCGAGATGGCGCACGCGGTCGAACAGGCCGCCGCCGAGCGCGGAAAAATGGTGCTCGTCGGCAACTCCGACTACCGCGACGAGCGCGAGGTCCACTATCTGCGGGCCTTCCTCGGCATGCGGGTCTCCGGCCTGATCCTGGTCAGTCAGGGCCCCAGTGAGCGGGCGGCGGCCGAGATAGAGGCGTGGGACGCGCGGGTCGTGCTGCTGCACGAGCGGCCGGAGGCGATCGACGACGTCGCGGTCGTCACCGACGACGTCGGCGGCGCCCAGCTCGCCACCCGGCACCTGCTGGAGCACGGCAACGAGTACGTGGCGTGTCTGGGCGGCGTGGAGTCCACCCCGGCGGTCGGTGACCCGGTCGCCGACCACGTCGAGGGCTGGCGCCGGGCGATGCACGAGTCGGGGCGCTCGACGGAGGGCCGGCTCTTCCAGGCCCCGTACAACCGTTACGACGCCTACCAGGTGGCGCTGAAGCTGCTCGCCGGGCCGGACCGGCCGCCGGCGATCTTCTGCTCTACGGACGACCAGGCGATCGGGGTGCTGCGGGCCGCGCGCGAGCTGCGCATCGATGTGCCCGGGGAGCTCGCGGTGGCGGGCTTCGACGACGTGAAGGAAGCCGGGCTGACCGATCCGCCGCTGACGACGGTCTCCTCCGACCGCCCGGCGATGGCGCGGGCCGCGGTGGACCTGGTGCTCGACGACTCGTTGCGGGTGTCGGGGTCGCGGCGGGAGCGGCTGAAGCAGTTCCCGTCGGCGCTGGTGGTGCGGCGCTCGTGCGGCTGCGGGGAGCCGACGGTCAGGTAG